The Pseudomonas sp. SCB32 DNA window TGGCCATGGCCAACCAGCCGACCTACAACCCGAACAACCGCCGCAACCTGCAGCCGGCGATGATGCGCAACCGCGCCATGATCGACGTATTCGAGCCGGGCTCCACCATGAAACCGTTCTCCATGAGTGCGGCGCTGGAAACCGGCCGCTGGAAGCCCTCCGACAAGGTCGAGGTCTACCCTGGCACCCTGCAGATCGGCCGCTACACCATTCGCGACGTATCCCGTACCGAAGGTCCGGTGCTGGATCTGACCGGCATCCTGATCCGCTCCAGTAACGTGGGCATGAGCAAGGTCGCCTTCGATATCGGCGGCGAAGCCATTTACAGCGTGATGCAGAAGGTCGGCCTCGGTCAGGACACTGGTCTGGGCTTCCCTGGCGAGCGCGTCGGCAACCTGCCGAACTACCGGGAATGGCGAAAGGCGGAAACCGCCACGCTGTCCTACGGCTATGGCCTGTCCGTCACCGCCATCCAGCTGGCCCATGCCTATGCGGCGCTGGCCAACAATGGTCGCAGCGTGCCGCTGACGATGGTTCGCGCCGACCGTCCGGCCGATGCGACCCAGGTTATTCCCGAGCCGGTCGCCAAGACCATGCAGGGCATGCTGCAGCAAGTGATCGAAGCGCCGAATGGCGTGTACCGCGCCCAGGTGCCGGGTTATCACGTGGCCGGTAAGTCCGGTACCGCGCGTAAAGCCCAGGTCGGCACCAAGGGTTACGCCGAGAACTCCTACCGCTCCCTGTTCGCCGGCTTCGCGCCAATGAGCAACCCGCGCTACGTCGCCGTGGTGGTCATCGATGAGCCCAGCAAGGCCGGCTACTTCGGTGGCCTGGTGTCCGCGCCGGTGTTCAGCAAGGTGATGTCCGGCACGCTGCGCCTGATGAACGTGCCGCCAGATAATCTGCCGGCGACTCCACAGCAGCAAGCCGATGCTGCGCCCGCTACCAAAGGAGGGCGTGGCTGATGCCGATGAGCCTCAATCAACTGCTGCCGCAGGCCGAAAGCAGCGAACTGATCCGTGAACTGACCCTGGACAGCCGCACCGTCAAGCCGGGCGACCTGTTCCTGGCCGTGCCCGGTGGTCGCCAGGATGGTCGTGCGCACATCGCTGCCGCCCTGACCCAGGGCGCCGCCGCCGTCGCTTACGAAGCGGAAGGCGCCGCCGATCTGCCGCCCAGCGACGTGCCGATGATCGCCATCAAGGGGCTGGCCAAGCAGCTGTCCGCCATTGCCGGCCGCTTCTACGGCGAACCGAGCCGTGGCGTCGATCTGGTCGGCGTGACCGGTACCAACGGCAAGACCAGCGTCAGCCAGCTGGTAGCCCAGGCGCTGGACCTGCTGGGCGAGCGCTGCGGCATCGTCGGCACCCTCGGTACCGGCTTCTACGGCGCGCTGGAAAGTGGCCGCCATACCACCCCCGACCCGCTCGCCGTGCAGGCGACCCTGGCGCGCCTGAAGCAGGCCGGTGCCAGGGCGGTGGCCATGGAAGTGTCGTCCCACGGCCTGGAACAGGGCCGCGTGGCGGCGCTGGGCTTCGACGTGGCGGTGTTCACCAACCTGTCCCGCGATCACCTGGACTACCACGGCTCGATGGAAGCCTACGGTGCGGCCAAGGCCAAGCTGTTCTCCTGGCAGGGGCTGCGTTGCCGGGTGATCAACCTGGACGACGATTTCGGCCGCCAGCTGGCTGGCGAATCGCACGAATCCCGCCTGATGGGTTACAGCCTGATCGACCCGTCGGCCTACATCTATTGCCGCGAAGCCAAGTTCAGCGACGCCGGTGTGCTGGCGCAGATCGTCACCCCGCAGGGTGAAGGCCTGCTGCGCAGCTCGCTGCTGGGCAAGTTCAACCTGAGCAACCTGCTGGCCGTGGTCGGTGCGCTGCTGGGCCTGGAATATCCGCTGGGCGAAGTGCTTGCCGTGCTGCCGCAGCTGGAGGGCCCGATTGGCCGCATGCAGCGCCTGGGCGGCGGTGAGAAGCCGCTGGTAGTGGTGGATTACGCCCATACCCCGGATGCGCTGGAGAAAGTCCTGCTGGCCTTGCGTCCGCATGTGCATGGCCGACTGCTCTGCCTGTTCGGTTGCGGTGGCGACCGTGACAGCGGCAAGCGCCCGATCATGGCGCAGATCGCTGAGCAACACGCCGATCGTGTACTGGTCACCGACGACAACCCGCGTACCGAGAAGAGCGACGCGATCATCGCCGACATCCGTGCCGGCTTCGCCAAGCCCGAGGCTGTCGAGTTCGTCCCCGGTCGTGGCGATGCCATCGCCCGACTGATCGCCTCGGCCGGCGTGGATGACGTCGTGCTGCTGGCTGGCAAGGGGCATGAGGATTATCAGGAGATCGACGGCGTTCGCCATCCGTTCTCCGATCTTGATCAAGCCGCCAAGGCGCTGGCTGCCTGGGAGGTGAAGCGTGCTTAAGCCCCTGTCGCTCAACGACGTCGCCGGCGCACTCAGTGGCCGCGTGGTTGGCGCCGACGCTACCTTCAATGCAGTGAGCACCGATAGTCGGGCCATCGTGCCGGGCCAGCTGTTCATCGCGCTGACCGGCCCTCGCTTCGACGGCCATGACTATCTGACCGACGTTGCTGCAAAGGGCGCCGTAGCTGCCCTGGTCGAGCGTGAGGTCGCCGGTGCGCCGCTGCCGCAACTGGTGGTGGAAGACACCCGCATCGCGCTGGGCCAGCTCGGCGCGCTGAATCGCGACGCTTTCCCGGGCCGTGTCGCTGCCGTTACCGGCTCCAGCGGCAAGACCACCGTGAAGGAAATGCTTGCCAGCATCCTGCGTACCCAGGGGGACGTCCTGGCCACCCGGGGCAACCTGAACAATGACCTCGGCGCGCCGCTGACCCTGTTGCAGCTGGCGCCCGAGCAGCAGAGCGCGGTCATCGAGCTGGGCGCCTCGCGTATCGGCGAGATTGCCTACACCGTTGCGCTGACCCGCCCCCACGTTGCCATCATCACCAATGCCGGTACTGCCCACGTAGGCGAGTTCGGTGGGCAGGACAAGATCGTCCTGGCCAAGGGCGAGATTCTCGAAGGTCTGGCCGCCGACGGCGTGGCCATCCTCAATCGCGACGACAAGGCGTTCGACACCTGGACGGCTCGCGCCGCCGGTCGTCGCGTATCCAGCTTCGGTCTGCATGACGACCGCGCTGACTTCCGCGCCAGCGATGTGCAGCGCGATGCCCGCGGCTGCCCGGGCTTCACCCTGCGCGCCCCCGCTGGCGAGGCACGCATCCAGCTGAACCTGCTGGGTGAGCACAGCGTCACCAATGCTCTGGCTGCCGCGGCAGCCGCCCATGCCCTCGGCGTGCCACTGGTCGGGATCGTTTCCGGCCTGCAGAACCTGCAGCCAGTCAAAGGCCGCGCCGTAGCCCAACTGGCGACGAGCGGCATGCGGGTTATCGACGACAGCTACAACGCCAACCCGGCTTCAATCTGCGCGGCGATTGATATACTCGCCGGCTTTTCCGGCCGGACCCTCCTCGTCCTTGGGGACATGGGCGAGCTGGGGGCCTGGGCAGAGTCTTCCCATCGTGAAGTGGGAACTTATGCGCTTGGCAAAGTCACCGCGCTCTATGCCGTCGGACCGTTGATGAGCCACGCCGTGCAGGCGTTCGGTTCCGCGGGCCGGCACTTCGCCGATCAGGCCAGCCTGATCAGTGCCCTGGCCGACGAAGCTTCGACAACCACCATTTTGATCAAGGGTTCCCGCAGCGCGGCGATGGACAAAGTCGTCGCGGCGTTGTGCGGTTCCTCCGAGGAGAGTCACTAAATGCTGCTGCTGCTCGCCGAGTACCTGCAACAGTTCTACAAGGGCTTCGGCGTCTTCCAGTACCTCACCCTGCGCGGCATCCTGAGCGTGTTGACCGCGCTCGTCCTGTCGCTGTGGCTGGGCCCGTGGATGATCCGCACCCTGCAGATCCGCCAGATCGGCCAGGCTGTGCGCAACGACGGCCCGCAATCGCACCTGTCGAAGAAAGGCACCCCGACCATGGGCGGTGCGCTGATCCTTACCGCCATCGCCATCAGCACCCTGCTGTGGGCTGACTGGTCGAACCGCTACGTCTGGGTCGTGCTGGCCGTGACCCTGTTGTTCGGTGCCGTGGGTTGGGTCGATGACTACCGCAAGGTGATCGAGAAGAACTCCCGCGGCCTGCCGAGCCGCTGGAAGTATTTCTGGCAGTCGGTGTTCGGCCTGGGCGCCGCGGTCTTCCTCTATATGACTGCTGAGACCCCGATCGAGACCACCCTGATCGTGCCGCTGCTGAAGAACGTCGAGATCCCGCTGGGCATCTTCTTCGTGGTGCTGACCTACTTCGTGATCGTCGGCTCCAGCAACGCGGTGAACCTGACCGACGGCCTCGACGGCCTGGCCATCATGCCCACCGTGATGGTCGGCGGGGCGCTGGGCATCTTCTGCTACCTGTCGGGCAACATCAAATTCGCCGAATACCTGCTGATCCCCAGCGTTCCGGGGGCAGGTGAGCTGATCATCTTCTGCGCCGCTATCGTCGGCGCGGGCCTGGGCTTTCTCTGGTTCAACACCTACCCGGCACAGGTCTTCATGGGTGACGTCGGCGCGCTGGCGCTCGGCGCCGCGCTGGGCACCATCGCCGTGATCGTCCGACAGGAAATCGTGCTGTTCATCATGGGCGGCGTGTTCGTCATGGAGACCCTGTCGGTGGTGATCCAGGTCGCTTCCTTCAAGTTGACCGGCAAGCGTGTGTTCCGCATGGCGCCGATTCACCACCACTTCGAACTCAAGGGCTGGCCTGAGCCGCGCGTGATCGTGCGTTTCTGGATCATCACGGTGATTCTCGTGCTGATCGGCCTGGCCACGTTGAAACTGCGTTGAGGACTGATCGAGCATGAGCCTGATCGCTTCCGACCAATTCCGCATCGTTGTCGGCCTCGGCAAGAGCGGCATGTCCCTGGTGCGCTACCTCGCTCGCCAGGGCGTGTCGTTTGCCGTCGCCGATACGCGCGAGAATCCGCCGGAGCTGGCGACCCTGCGCGAGCAGTATCCGCAGGTCGAGGTGCGCTGCGGCGACCTCGACGCCGATTTCCTCTGCCGCGCCCAGGAGCTCTACGTAAGCCCCGGCCTGTCGCTGCGCGTCCCGGCGCTGGTGGAAGCCGCCGCTCGTGGCGTGCGCATGTCCGGTGACGTCGACCTGTTCGCGCGTCACGCGAAGGCGCCGATCGTGGCCATCACCGGTTCCAACGCCAAGAGCACCGTCACCACCCTGGTGGGCGACATGGCCAAGGCGGCCGGCAAGCGTGTCGCCGTTGGTGGCAATCTCGGCACCCCGGCGTTGGACCTGCTGGCCGACGACGTCGAGCTGTACGTGATGGAACTGTCCAGCTTCCAGCTGGAAACCTGCGAGCGCCTGAACGCCGAAGTCGCCACTTGCCTGAACGTCAGCGAAGACCACATGGACCGCTACGACGGCATGGCCGACTACCACCTGGCCAAGCACCGCATCTTCCGCGGTGCCAAACAGGTTGTGGTGAACCGCGCCGACGCGCTGAGCCGTCCGCTGATCGCCGACAACGTGCCGTGCTGGACCTTTGGCATCAGCAAGCCGGACTTCAAGGCCTTCGGTCTGATCGAGGAAGACGGCGAGAAGTGGCTGGCCTTCCAGTTCGACAAGCTGATGCCGGCCCGCGAGTTGAAGATCCGTGGCGCGCACAACCAGTCCAACGCCCTGGCTGCGCTGGCGCTCGGCCATGCCATCGGCCTGCCGTTCGAGCCCATGCTGCAGACCCTGCGTGAATTCGCCGGTCTCGCCCACCGCTGCCAGTGGGTGCGCGAGCGCAGCGGCGTGAACTACTACGACGATTCCAAGGCCACCAACGTTGGTGCAGCCCTGGCCGCCATCGAAGGCCTCGGAGCCGATATCGACGGCAAACTGGTACTGATTGCCGGTGGCGATGGCAAAGGCGCTGACTTCCAGGACCTGCGTGTTCCCGTGGCGCAGCATTGCCGCGCGGTGGTGCTGCTGGGTCGTGATGCCGAACTGGTCGGCGCGGCCATCGGCAATGCAGTGCCCAAGGTGCGTGTGAACACCCTCGACGAGGCCGTCGAACATGCCGCCGATCTGGCGCTGTCGGGCGATGCCGTGCTGCTGTCGCCGGCTTGCGCGAGCCTGGACATGTTCAAGAACTACGAAGAGCGCGGCCGACTGTTCGCCAAGGCCGTGGAGGAGCTCGCCTGATGTTCTCCTTCCTGCGCCCCTATCCGTCCCCGCTGATCAGCCGCCACGGTATCGACATCGACTTCCCGCTGCTGGCGGGTTGCCTGGCGCTGCTCGGCCTGGGACTGGTGATGGTCACCTCGGCGTCCTCTGAAGTGGCCGCGGCGCAGTCCGGCAATCCGCTGTACTTCTCGGTCCGTCACCTGATCTACCTGGCCATCGGCTTCGTCGCCTGCGGCCTGACCATGATGATCCCGATGGAAACCTGGCAGCGCCTGGGCTGGAAGCTCCTGGCCATCGCCTTTGGGCTGCTGGTGCTGGTGGTGACCCCCGGTATCGGCCGCGAGGTGAACGGTTCGATGCGCTGGATTGGTTTCGGCCTGTTCAACATCCAGCCCTCGGAGATCGCCAAGGTCTTCGTGGTGATCTTCATGGCCGGTTATCTGGTGCGCCGCCAGGAAGAGGTGCGCGAGAGCTGGCTCGGCTTCTTCAAGCCCTTCGTGGTGCTGCTGCCGATGGCCGGCCTGCTGCTGCGCGAGCCCGACTTCGGCGCCACCGTAGTAATGATGGGCGCCGCCGCGGCCATGCTGTTCCTCGGCGGGGTGGGGCTGTTCCGCTTCGGCCTGATGGTTGCCCTGGCCGTCGCCGCAGTGGTGCTGCTGATCCAGACCCAGCCCTACCGGATGGCGCGCCTGACCAACTTCACCGATCCCTGGGCCGACCAGTTCGGCGCCGGCTACCAGCTCAGCCAGGCGCTGATTGCCTTCGGTCGTGGCGGCTGGACGGGCATGGGCCTGGGCAACAGCATCCAGAAACAGTTCTACCTGCCCGAGGCGCACACCGACTTCGTGTTTGCCGTGCTTGCCGAGGAACTGGGCATCGTCGGGGCCATGGCCACCGTGGCCCTGTTCGTCTTCGTCAGCCTGCGTGCGCTCTACATCGGCATCTGGGCCGAGCAATCCAAGCAGTACTTCTCCGCCTACGTGGCCTACGGCCTGGCGTTCCTCTGGATCGG harbors:
- a CDS encoding penicillin-binding protein 2, with the protein product MKHLPGARYPWRFRVVIGLLMAMVAAIAWRIVDLHVIDHDFLKGQGDARSVRHISIPAHRGLITDRNGEPLAVSTPVATLWANPKELVLERDKWGFLAEALGQPQAALTERLDQNADKEFIYLVRGLTPEQGEAVMAQVKTHRIPGVYSVEEFRRFYPSGEVAAQVVGFTDVDDRGREGVELAFDSWLAGVPGKRQVLKDRRGHLIRDVQVTRNAKAGKTLALSIDLRLQYLANRELRNALVDNGAKAGSLVILDVKTGEVLAMANQPTYNPNNRRNLQPAMMRNRAMIDVFEPGSTMKPFSMSAALETGRWKPSDKVEVYPGTLQIGRYTIRDVSRTEGPVLDLTGILIRSSNVGMSKVAFDIGGEAIYSVMQKVGLGQDTGLGFPGERVGNLPNYREWRKAETATLSYGYGLSVTAIQLAHAYAALANNGRSVPLTMVRADRPADATQVIPEPVAKTMQGMLQQVIEAPNGVYRAQVPGYHVAGKSGTARKAQVGTKGYAENSYRSLFAGFAPMSNPRYVAVVVIDEPSKAGYFGGLVSAPVFSKVMSGTLRLMNVPPDNLPATPQQQADAAPATKGGRG
- a CDS encoding UDP-N-acetylmuramoyl-L-alanyl-D-glutamate--2,6-diaminopimelate ligase, producing the protein MPMSLNQLLPQAESSELIRELTLDSRTVKPGDLFLAVPGGRQDGRAHIAAALTQGAAAVAYEAEGAADLPPSDVPMIAIKGLAKQLSAIAGRFYGEPSRGVDLVGVTGTNGKTSVSQLVAQALDLLGERCGIVGTLGTGFYGALESGRHTTPDPLAVQATLARLKQAGARAVAMEVSSHGLEQGRVAALGFDVAVFTNLSRDHLDYHGSMEAYGAAKAKLFSWQGLRCRVINLDDDFGRQLAGESHESRLMGYSLIDPSAYIYCREAKFSDAGVLAQIVTPQGEGLLRSSLLGKFNLSNLLAVVGALLGLEYPLGEVLAVLPQLEGPIGRMQRLGGGEKPLVVVDYAHTPDALEKVLLALRPHVHGRLLCLFGCGGDRDSGKRPIMAQIAEQHADRVLVTDDNPRTEKSDAIIADIRAGFAKPEAVEFVPGRGDAIARLIASAGVDDVVLLAGKGHEDYQEIDGVRHPFSDLDQAAKALAAWEVKRA
- the murF gene encoding UDP-N-acetylmuramoyl-tripeptide--D-alanyl-D-alanine ligase, yielding MLKPLSLNDVAGALSGRVVGADATFNAVSTDSRAIVPGQLFIALTGPRFDGHDYLTDVAAKGAVAALVEREVAGAPLPQLVVEDTRIALGQLGALNRDAFPGRVAAVTGSSGKTTVKEMLASILRTQGDVLATRGNLNNDLGAPLTLLQLAPEQQSAVIELGASRIGEIAYTVALTRPHVAIITNAGTAHVGEFGGQDKIVLAKGEILEGLAADGVAILNRDDKAFDTWTARAAGRRVSSFGLHDDRADFRASDVQRDARGCPGFTLRAPAGEARIQLNLLGEHSVTNALAAAAAAHALGVPLVGIVSGLQNLQPVKGRAVAQLATSGMRVIDDSYNANPASICAAIDILAGFSGRTLLVLGDMGELGAWAESSHREVGTYALGKVTALYAVGPLMSHAVQAFGSAGRHFADQASLISALADEASTTTILIKGSRSAAMDKVVAALCGSSEESH
- the mraY gene encoding phospho-N-acetylmuramoyl-pentapeptide-transferase, which produces MLLLLAEYLQQFYKGFGVFQYLTLRGILSVLTALVLSLWLGPWMIRTLQIRQIGQAVRNDGPQSHLSKKGTPTMGGALILTAIAISTLLWADWSNRYVWVVLAVTLLFGAVGWVDDYRKVIEKNSRGLPSRWKYFWQSVFGLGAAVFLYMTAETPIETTLIVPLLKNVEIPLGIFFVVLTYFVIVGSSNAVNLTDGLDGLAIMPTVMVGGALGIFCYLSGNIKFAEYLLIPSVPGAGELIIFCAAIVGAGLGFLWFNTYPAQVFMGDVGALALGAALGTIAVIVRQEIVLFIMGGVFVMETLSVVIQVASFKLTGKRVFRMAPIHHHFELKGWPEPRVIVRFWIITVILVLIGLATLKLR
- the murD gene encoding UDP-N-acetylmuramoyl-L-alanine--D-glutamate ligase; its protein translation is MSLIASDQFRIVVGLGKSGMSLVRYLARQGVSFAVADTRENPPELATLREQYPQVEVRCGDLDADFLCRAQELYVSPGLSLRVPALVEAAARGVRMSGDVDLFARHAKAPIVAITGSNAKSTVTTLVGDMAKAAGKRVAVGGNLGTPALDLLADDVELYVMELSSFQLETCERLNAEVATCLNVSEDHMDRYDGMADYHLAKHRIFRGAKQVVVNRADALSRPLIADNVPCWTFGISKPDFKAFGLIEEDGEKWLAFQFDKLMPARELKIRGAHNQSNALAALALGHAIGLPFEPMLQTLREFAGLAHRCQWVRERSGVNYYDDSKATNVGAALAAIEGLGADIDGKLVLIAGGDGKGADFQDLRVPVAQHCRAVVLLGRDAELVGAAIGNAVPKVRVNTLDEAVEHAADLALSGDAVLLSPACASLDMFKNYEERGRLFAKAVEELA
- the ftsW gene encoding putative lipid II flippase FtsW; translation: MFSFLRPYPSPLISRHGIDIDFPLLAGCLALLGLGLVMVTSASSEVAAAQSGNPLYFSVRHLIYLAIGFVACGLTMMIPMETWQRLGWKLLAIAFGLLVLVVTPGIGREVNGSMRWIGFGLFNIQPSEIAKVFVVIFMAGYLVRRQEEVRESWLGFFKPFVVLLPMAGLLLREPDFGATVVMMGAAAAMLFLGGVGLFRFGLMVALAVAAVVLLIQTQPYRMARLTNFTDPWADQFGAGYQLSQALIAFGRGGWTGMGLGNSIQKQFYLPEAHTDFVFAVLAEELGIVGAMATVALFVFVSLRALYIGIWAEQSKQYFSAYVAYGLAFLWIGQFLINVGVNVGLLPTKGLTLPFLSYGGSSLVICCAQLGMLLRIEWERRTVMGSEEYEFSEEDFADER